In one window of Opitutus sp. GAS368 DNA:
- a CDS encoding N-6 DNA methylase, translating into MNPRSTTTNKTTSSGRFIELDADKLRGGYYTSAQIAAWLCKWAIREKTEHVLEPSCGDGSFLVAAVDRLVELGLSNAAIASQVTGIEILGPEAEQARRRLHPILTSQAKGVVKTSDFFTWWQKSEQPAFDVVVGNPPFIRYQTFPEPHRSKAMTIMEGFGLTPNRLTNIWVPFVVAATMSIKPGGRMALVLPAELLQVTYAAQLRSFLTDHFGRIDIVACNELFFEKAEQEVVLLLADEALAKASEVNVCRVTMTETATVAEITRKTPASLLKSAQAKTISHDNEKWLKYFLSPQEIEFIRQLRSNKITTTMATHASVDVGVVTGKNEFFVLSEGQVKEMALFDYTTPLVSRSVQLKGTRIGKTDWKSLSEAGDRVYLLNIANGHTEKLPEKLRKYIRYGESKEFHKGYKCSIRKPWYAVPSIWTPDGFLFRQIYDFPRAVLNNTEATSTDTIHRISCKIAKPERIVANTYTWMTAASAEIEGRSYGGGVLELEPTEAERLLMPAELNGAMPLADADKLIRAGKLDSVLEANARIVLMQHMGMTARECSILRDIWIKMRDRRMARRRSVQNTDALTNV; encoded by the coding sequence ATGAACCCGCGCAGCACAACGACGAATAAGACCACCAGCAGTGGTCGCTTCATAGAGCTTGACGCTGATAAACTGCGCGGCGGCTACTACACATCTGCCCAAATCGCCGCATGGCTTTGCAAATGGGCGATTCGCGAGAAAACCGAGCATGTGCTTGAGCCTAGTTGTGGCGATGGTTCATTTCTTGTCGCTGCGGTTGATCGGCTAGTCGAGCTTGGCCTTAGCAATGCGGCCATCGCTTCACAAGTTACCGGAATTGAGATTCTAGGCCCAGAAGCAGAGCAAGCTCGTCGGCGGCTACACCCCATTCTCACATCTCAAGCCAAAGGTGTCGTCAAAACGTCAGATTTCTTCACGTGGTGGCAAAAAAGCGAACAGCCTGCTTTTGACGTTGTGGTCGGAAACCCGCCTTTCATCCGTTACCAGACCTTCCCGGAACCACACCGTAGCAAAGCAATGACCATCATGGAAGGCTTTGGCCTCACGCCAAACCGCCTGACGAACATCTGGGTCCCCTTCGTCGTCGCAGCAACCATGAGCATCAAGCCAGGCGGGCGCATGGCACTTGTGTTGCCTGCGGAGCTTCTGCAAGTGACCTACGCCGCTCAATTACGATCTTTTCTCACAGATCATTTTGGCCGTATCGACATTGTTGCTTGTAACGAACTGTTTTTTGAAAAAGCCGAGCAAGAAGTCGTCTTGCTACTCGCTGATGAGGCTTTGGCTAAAGCTTCCGAAGTAAACGTTTGCCGCGTAACTATGACCGAGACGGCAACTGTTGCAGAGATCACACGCAAAACTCCGGCGTCACTTTTAAAGTCGGCGCAAGCCAAGACCATCAGTCACGATAATGAAAAGTGGCTGAAATATTTCCTGTCGCCCCAGGAAATCGAATTCATACGCCAACTGCGCTCCAATAAAATCACCACGACAATGGCAACGCATGCTAGCGTCGATGTCGGTGTTGTGACCGGCAAGAATGAGTTCTTCGTTCTTTCGGAAGGACAGGTCAAAGAGATGGCCCTTTTCGATTACACTACACCGCTTGTCTCACGTTCCGTTCAACTTAAAGGCACGCGTATCGGGAAAACGGATTGGAAGTCGCTCTCAGAAGCAGGTGATCGCGTATACCTTCTCAATATTGCTAATGGCCATACCGAGAAACTGCCTGAAAAGCTCCGTAAGTATATTCGCTACGGTGAATCTAAAGAATTTCATAAGGGCTATAAATGTTCGATCCGGAAACCTTGGTATGCAGTTCCGTCGATTTGGACTCCCGACGGTTTCTTATTCCGGCAAATCTATGATTTCCCGCGTGCCGTATTGAACAATACGGAAGCAACTTCTACCGATACGATACATCGTATTTCCTGTAAGATCGCCAAACCTGAACGGATCGTAGCAAATACCTACACTTGGATGACCGCAGCCTCTGCTGAGATCGAAGGCAGAAGTTATGGCGGTGGTGTTCTCGAGCTTGAGCCTACTGAGGCTGAACGCCTGCTCATGCCCGCAGAGTTGAACGGAGCCATGCCGCTTGCTGATGCAGATAAGCTCATTCGGGCTGGCAAGCTGGACTCCGTGCTCGAGGCGAATGCCCGTATAGTGCTAATGCAGCACATGGGAATGACTGCGAGGGAGTGCAGCATCTTGCGTGATATATGGATCAAAATGAGGGATCGGCGTATGGCACGTCGGCGCAGTGTGCAAAATACTGATGCACTGACCAACGTATGA